The following proteins are encoded in a genomic region of Phaeodactylum tricornutum CCAP 1055/1 chromosome 1, whole genome shotgun sequence:
- a CDS encoding predicted protein, which translates to MTLFRLAIFAVFATSVQGKTNEDQKATSKLMVHIPHMLYKSAGYDHREALFGMPAYGGSISQNVYYADSDLCDPSEEIEGYPQTDSDGDDDDVAPFPAPYILMVNRGGCTFVQKVRNAQHIGASGVLIADDTCLCSDKVCMANSEDDEDACQVSEPIMSDDGSGADISIPSFLMFKMDSERIIEEVKSNRPVQVEMAWSLPNPDDRVEYDLYTSPTDSISKSFIQSFKQLAVALGGRAYFTPHMYIFDGIKSQCHGSDGESHCHTLCTNNGRYAIYASNLSLRRQELDTLLTLSFILSYRYCATDPDGDLERGISGADVVTESLRRICIWNHYGAPNGIGEIWWDYVIEFEQRCAASDYFSDTACIQEVYHRAQVDGDMVERCMTDSGGTIADGANTKLDFELNAQTDRGVVILPTTFVNTAAIHGALTPSNVFNAVCAGFADGTAPESCNTCSSCKDTIFCVGQGYCKANDSSGGPAESGVSGHAFATSMLIVIGCFSTLGAWYYKRTKDELRDHVRGIMAEYMPLDDNEGDLGNPMDFSNNGDATTSLMMGPDSI; encoded by the exons TTGGCATGCCAGCGTATGGTGGTTCGATCTCTCAGAATGTGTACTACGCCGACAGCGACCTCTGTGATCCGtccgaagaaattgaaggcTATCCACAAACCGACTcggatggcgacgacgacgatgtaGCACCATTTCCAGCGCCCTATATTCTCATGGTTAACCGCGGAGGATGTACCTTTGTGCAAAAG GTGCGCAACGCACAGCACATTGGAGCATCAGGTGTTTTGATCGCCGACGACACCTGTCTCTGTTCGGATAAAGTCTGTATGGCCAACagtgaagacgacgaggacgccTGCCAAGTCAGCGAACCCATCATGTCCGATGACGGTTCGGGTGCAGACATATCAATCCCGTCTTTCTTAATGTTCAAGATGGACTCGGAGCGAATCATTGAAGAAGTCAAGAGCAATCGACCTGTTCAGGTTGAAATGGCTTGGAGTCTTCCGAACCCTGACGATCGTGTAGAATATGATCTGTACACGTCCCCGACCGACTCCATTAGCAAATCTTTTATCCAAAGCTTTAAACAGCTTGCGGTGGCTCTTGGAGGCCGCGCGTACTTTACGCCGCATATGTACATTTTTGACGGCATAAAATCACAATGCCACGGATCGGATGGGGAGAGTCATTGCCATACTCTCTGCACCAACAACGGACGGTACGCCATATACGCCTCCAACCTAAGCTTGAGGCGACAAGAATTGGACACGCTTCTCACCCTTTCCTTTATCCTTTCCTATAGATACTGTGCCACCGACCCTGATGGTGACTTGGAACGTGGTATCTCGGGTGCTGACGTTGTCACCGAAAGCTTGCGTCGTATCTGCATCTGGAATCACTATGGCGCCCCCAACGGTATCGGAGAAATCTGGTGGGACTACGTAATCGAATTTGAACAGCGCTGTGCCGCTTCAGACTACTTTTCTGACACAGCCTGTATCCAAGAAGTGTACCACCGCGCCCAGGTTGACGGTGACATGGTCGAGCGGTGCATGACGGATAGTGGTGGAACTATAGCGGATGGGGCCAACACCAAGCTTGACTTTGAACTAAACGCCCAGACGGACCGGGGAGTAGTTATTCTGCCAACTACTTTCGTCAACACGGCTGCTATCCATGGTGCCTTGACCCCGTCGAATGTTTTTAACGCAGTGTGTGCGGGTTTCGCCGATGGCACAGCCCCCGAAAGTTGCAACACGTGCAGTTCCTGTAAAGACACGATTTTCTGTGTCGGTCAGGGGTACTGCAAAGCGAACGATTCGTCCGGTGGCCCCGCGGAAAGCGGAGTATCTGGACATGCCTTCGCGACTTCCATGCTGATTGTGATCGGGTGTTTCTCCACCTTGGGTGCGTGGTACTACAAACGCACCAAGGACGAGCTGCGAGACCACGTTCGTGGCATCATGGCCGAATACATGCCtctcgacgacaacgaaggAGACCTCGGAAATCCAATGGATTTTTCAAACAATGGCGATGCGACCACTTCACTCATGATGGGCCCGGACTCGATTTAG
- a CDS encoding predicted protein, producing WDPHGNGDALAVSRAGEVHILDWRTDTSVPNGNVESFLAHRLGLCDMDYNPNKPYVLATAGRDGLLKFWDLRAAKHPLLVSRGGHSHWVSQIKYNPFHDQLVLTTGTDSISNLWRISTISSAPLLTMHDDDDKLSETSAANVRVSRHEHSEAVYGASWGAADAWIYACVGYDGKFVLNHVPSKEKYKILL from the coding sequence TGGGACCCGCACGGGAACGGTGATGCTTTGGCTGTTTCCAGAGCTGGCGAGGTTCACATTTTGGACTGGCGAACGGATACATCTGTGCCGAACGGAAATGTCGAATCTTTCCTGGCTCATCGCCTTGGACTTTGTGACATGGACTATAATCCGAATAAGCCGTACGTCCTGGCAACAGCTGGGAGGGACGGGCTATTGAAGTTTTGGGACCTCCGAGCAGCAAAACACCCCTTGCTTGTTTCTCGCGGTGGACATTCCCATTGGGTGTCGCAAATAAAGTACAATCCCTTCCATGATCAGCTCGTTCTGACGACAGGAACGGACTCGATTTCTAATCTTTGGCGAATCAGTACAATTTCGAGCGCTCCACTTTTGACGATGcacgatgatgatgacaaaCTATCCGAAACTTCGGCAGCCAATGTACGCGTCAGTCGACACGAGCACAGTGAGGCGGTTTACGGAGCCAGCTGGGGTGCTGCCGATGCTTGGATCTATGCGTGTGTCGGCTACGACGGCAAGTTTGTTTTGAACCATGTGCCTAGTAAGGAGAAATACAAGATTCTACTTTAG
- a CDS encoding predicted protein, whose amino-acid sequence MKFRRSSKSKSSKESDPSMEQAPKIVSITPAPSHVLHSPRKADLFDSHLAKVFANGISVPVDPDGRIQHHRELARDLRRRSSSAQRSVQQLTMPYSSYHSRSSRARSIERGGSRSGGHPPEVQNFQPQQYITSSVHNRDRSWHAHSMPSLPYKEDVYNGYRNVQHQNATAYDAYADCRLRQRSNGRSRSTERRSRPQSYDHSRSHEEDIAQPGELPIHHDGPVEDPRQSNLLYSEPPSDDSNDRSLGKKRKPKMEKIQELKAKNDLYKEEFKRVQKDRKKLKKEVEYKKSEIASLTNEIDSHIEETSVLKRKLSEALQELDRTDLSSRKDKSNLVRVNKELVESREELDALRTRIKELNNDIATLHDAVKRKDAQIDSLTTEVTEQTGLIEALRNENRLEANGNQYLFTRINEEKIQGLLEENKNIQKELGSTLERAAAMVKDREDAIADLLKENDEIKKQLLGNCQAQELRPMVSADDLEELKDNLDNTHRALEEAQDRNLVLEEEIEGWLARGGSMESEMVRLRDEVLSWKQKAAASQDSVAIVETSAEEAMVEAQAARKALAELEEIHANSLARAEIQHKAAMSKAEERLMEALMEAKKANDRAENTKLATERLETDTSNCENMPHQVEPSDDHARQAMLLEQAVAYRRSKTGVANKKGWFSGLGINDEEELTEDQKRIKELEAINTDQNEEIQKLKSELVRLRSSYNEATYTTKKKIERLEHENEAYSLKVSALEQASNDMEETTTYNVAN is encoded by the coding sequence ATGAAATTCAGAAGGTCatcgaaaagcaaaagttcGAAGGAGAGCGATCCCAGTATGGAGCAAGCGCCGAAAATCGTATCCATCACTCCTGCTCCTTCTCATGTCCTGCATTCGCCCAGAAAGGCGGATCTTTTCGACTCGCACCTTGCGAAAGTCTTTGCGAATGGGATTTCGGTGCCCGTAGATCCGGACGGCCGGATTCAGCATCATCGTGAACTGGCAAGAGACTTGAGGCGCAGGTCATCCTCAGCTCAGAGATCTGTCCAACAACTGACTATGCCGTATTCTAGCTATCATTCCCGTTCTTCCAGAGCGAGAAGCATCGAGCGTGGTGGTTCTCGGTCTGGTGGTCATCCTCCAGAGGTCCAAAATTTTCAGCCACAACAGTACATCACAAGTTCCGTCCACAACCGAGACCGAAGCTGGCACGCTCATTCTATGCCTTCGCTTCCATACAAAGAAGATGTATACAACGGATATCGTAATGTGCAGCACCAGAATGCTACTGCGTATGATGCTTACGCAGACTGTAGACTAAGACAACGGAGTAACGGTCGCAGTCGGAGCACAGAGAGAAGGAGCCGTCCACAAAGTTATGACCATTCACGAAGCCACGAAGAAGATATAGCGCAGCCCGGCGAACTTCCGATTCATCATGATGGCCCAGTGGAAGATCCCCGGCAGTCTAATTTATTGTATTCGGAGCCGCCTTCGGATGATTCCAATGATCGGTCGTTGGGGAAAAAGCGAAAACCCAAAATGGAGAAAATTCAAGAACTGAAAGCGAAAAACGATTTGTACAAGGAAGAATTCAAGAGGGTGCAAAAGGATAGAAAGAagctgaaaaaggaagtTGAATATAAGAAGAGCGAAATTGCCTCGCTAACAAATGAGATTGATTCTCACATTGAGGAGACTTCCGTCCTCAAACGGAAGCTATCAGAAGCGTTGCAGGAATTGGATAGGACGGATCTCAGCAGCCGCAAGGATAAGAGCAATCTTGTGCGAGTCAACAAAGAGCTCGTAGAAAGCAGAGAAGAGCTAGATGCTTTAAGAACGCGCATTAAAGAATTGAACAATGATATTGCAACGCTTCACGATGCCGTGAAACGGAAAGATGCCCAAATTGATTCACTCACAACTGAAGTAACAGAACAAACAGGCTTGATCGAAGCGCTCAGGAACGAGAATAGACTCGAAGCAAATGGGAATCAGTATTTGTTTACTAGAATAAACGAAGAGAAAATACAGGGATTGTTGGAGGAAAATAAGAATATACAGAAGGAACTGGGCTCGACGTTGGAACGTGCTGCTGCTATGGTAAAGGATCGTGAAGATGCAATTGCAGATCTGCTCAAAGAAAACGATGAGATAAAGAAGCAGCTTTTGGGTAACTGTCAAGCGCAAGAGTTGCGACCAATGGTTTCTGCGGATGATCTGGAAGAACTAAAAGACAACCTTGACAACACACATCGGGCACTAGAAGAAGCACAAGATCGAAATCTTGTATTGGAGGAGGAAATTGAAGGCTGGCTCGCTCGTGGCGGATCTATGGAGAGCGAAATGGTAAGGCTTCGTGATGAAGTCCTCTCTTGGAAGCAGAAGGCCGCAGCTTCGCAAGACTCTGTGGCAATCGTTGAAACTAGCGCAGAAGAAGCGATGGTAGAAGCCCAAGCAGCTCGAAAAGCACTTGCGGAACTTGAAGAAATTCATGCAAACAGTCTTGCCCGAGCAGAGATTCAACACAAAGCTGCCATGAGCAAAGCCGAAGAGCGTCTTATGGAAGCATTgatggaagcaaaaaaaGCAAATGATCGAGCTGAAAATACGAAGTTGGCAACCGAGAGACTAGAGACCGATACATCCAACTGCGAAAATATGCCCCACCAAGTTGAACCTAGTGACGATCATGCGCGCCAAGCGATGCTTCTAGAGCAGGCAGTTGCTTATCGTCGAAGCAAGACGGGAGTCGCGAACAAAAAGGGATGGTTTTCTGGTCTTGGGATaaacgatgaagaagaactgACCGAGGACCAGAAGCGAATAAAGGAACTGGAAGCTATTAATACAGACCAAAATGAAGAAATTCAGAAGCTGAAGAGCGAATTAGTCCGATTGAGATCAAGCTACAACGAAGCCACGTATactacaaagaaaaagattgAGCGATTGGAACATGAAAATGAGGCTTACTCCTTGAAGGTATCTGCCCTAGAGCAAGCATCGAACGACATGGAGGAGACAACAACGTATAATGTTGCAAATTGA